One region of Polynucleobacter sp. SHI8 genomic DNA includes:
- a CDS encoding TolC family protein encodes MYNNKRHSPTLIQPATSSSDHGFKLGTRLLVGVLSSVIGLTPFTSSFAQRKNAPNPNSSASVVMQAPAQDLGPRLVDPKNPQAMDLIKLFQEAAQYDPAFLSAKNAYIAGKEAYWQAFAVLFPQITGTYSTGHTDLRFDPNIGKVDYGYSASGWGLQLTQPLFNWSVFEKYKQGDLLTGIAETNFALAQQDLILRVSQGYFDALTSQDNLDLYRNKKGLIKQQLDQAKRNFEVGTATIVDTNEAQSRYDLVIAQEIAAQSDLLVKKAVLEQIVGKPIDAILPLAKQAKIEQVVEGRRIKFLKKDKGEFASKDIVESLHLPTGQSIDDWARQVEEVNYNVIVSRLNSEIAKSNYNSSRASRLPTVNLVGSTGYNTQLGSLTSALPNTYYSTQYGLQLSMPIFTGGYISSTIRQNAALYDQSITNLDLVKKTNATAAKQAYLGFNSGLSQIKAYEAAEKSALSSLQSNKVGYEVGVRINIDVLNAQDQLITTQSSLYKSRYDTIMSGLRLKALAAVLTDDDLIAVNALLH; translated from the coding sequence ATGTATAACAACAAAAGACACTCGCCCACCTTGATTCAACCTGCAACATCTTCTTCTGATCACGGCTTCAAGCTTGGGACTCGATTGTTGGTTGGTGTTCTATCCTCTGTCATTGGTCTTACACCTTTTACAAGTTCTTTTGCGCAACGTAAAAATGCGCCAAATCCGAACAGCTCAGCAAGTGTTGTCATGCAAGCACCTGCACAGGATCTTGGTCCACGTCTGGTAGATCCTAAAAATCCTCAAGCGATGGATTTAATTAAGTTGTTTCAAGAAGCAGCGCAATATGATCCTGCTTTTTTAAGCGCTAAAAATGCCTATATTGCTGGTAAAGAAGCTTATTGGCAGGCGTTTGCTGTTTTATTTCCGCAAATTACTGGCACCTATTCCACGGGTCATACCGATTTACGCTTTGATCCTAATATAGGAAAAGTGGATTATGGTTACTCTGCTTCAGGATGGGGATTACAACTTACCCAGCCATTATTTAATTGGTCCGTCTTTGAAAAATATAAGCAAGGTGATTTACTTACCGGTATAGCTGAAACAAACTTTGCTTTGGCACAACAAGATTTAATCTTAAGAGTTTCACAAGGATATTTTGACGCATTAACATCGCAAGACAATCTTGATCTGTATCGTAATAAAAAAGGCTTGATCAAACAACAGTTAGATCAAGCTAAACGTAACTTTGAAGTTGGTACTGCGACGATCGTTGATACGAATGAAGCACAGTCACGTTATGACCTCGTCATCGCTCAAGAAATCGCTGCCCAGTCTGATTTGCTCGTCAAAAAAGCAGTGCTTGAACAAATTGTAGGTAAACCCATCGATGCCATTTTGCCTTTAGCCAAACAAGCAAAAATAGAACAAGTAGTTGAAGGAAGAAGAATTAAGTTCCTGAAAAAAGATAAAGGTGAATTTGCGAGTAAAGATATTGTTGAATCCCTTCACCTTCCCACAGGTCAATCGATTGATGATTGGGCAAGACAAGTAGAAGAAGTGAACTACAACGTCATTGTCAGTCGCCTTAATTCTGAAATCGCCAAGAGTAATTACAACAGTTCCCGCGCAAGTCGTCTGCCGACAGTCAATTTAGTTGGCTCAACTGGTTACAACACGCAATTAGGTAGCTTAACTTCTGCACTACCGAACACCTATTATTCAACTCAATACGGTTTGCAATTATCGATGCCGATCTTTACCGGTGGTTATATTTCATCGACGATTCGTCAAAATGCTGCCTTATATGATCAATCGATAACTAACCTTGATTTAGTGAAAAAAACCAATGCGACCGCTGCAAAGCAAGCTTATCTTGGGTTCAATAGTGGCTTATCACAAATCAAGGCTTATGAAGCTGCTGAAAAATCTGCTCTATCTTCTTTACAGTCAAATAAAGTGGGTTACGAAGTAGGTGTCAGGATTAACATCGATGTTCTGAATGCTCAAGACCAATTAATTACCACGCAGTCTTCCCTATATAAATCACGCTATGACACCATCATGAGTGGCCTAAGACTCAAAGCCTTAGCCGCTGTTCTCACCGATGATGATTTGATTGCTGTCAATGCTTTATTGCATTGA
- a CDS encoding type II toxin-antitoxin system HipA family toxin yields the protein MTSEQNLFVGLDVGTSEALPVGLLKLERQGMIESGEFIYGKNYLLSESAIAIHPEIFPLRKEAFQIPEKRLRDGGALPLTFQDALPDSWGRKVLEAQFEKKLSDIETLCITNEDRVGALMFSQTLPIVVPKMNQTTFLLEDISKATRQLELSMEVSPEMRRLLQHGGSLGGARPKTTIVHEQKRYLAKFPALGDDHDVELLEKCILDLAQLCGIEVAPSLLLPVGQGHALLVSRFDREGLIGQETKKHYLSASALMNVPYESHEGSYLEFANMLRKISIQPAKDLEQLFLRLVFNLIIDNTDDHVKNHGVLHVENGQYRLSPAFDLVMQMTNLGYQELAIMPSKHHSKMSYALEIAPLLGMSDVQANSFIQDLQAIIPKQLINNIQAHGGSDSLITKVKQCLERQQQIIWGQ from the coding sequence GTGACTTCTGAGCAGAACTTGTTCGTTGGGCTTGATGTAGGCACCTCGGAGGCTTTACCTGTGGGGTTGCTCAAACTTGAGCGACAAGGAATGATTGAGTCTGGAGAGTTTATTTATGGCAAGAACTATCTTCTGTCTGAAAGTGCCATTGCGATTCATCCAGAAATCTTCCCCTTAAGAAAAGAAGCATTTCAAATTCCAGAGAAGCGTTTAAGAGATGGCGGCGCATTACCCCTGACATTTCAAGACGCTTTACCAGACTCTTGGGGACGAAAAGTTTTAGAGGCTCAATTTGAAAAAAAATTATCTGATATTGAGACCCTCTGTATTACGAATGAAGATCGCGTTGGTGCTTTGATGTTTTCTCAAACGCTACCCATCGTTGTGCCAAAAATGAATCAAACTACATTTTTGCTGGAAGATATCTCCAAAGCAACTAGACAACTTGAACTCTCCATGGAGGTTTCTCCTGAGATGCGACGCTTGTTGCAGCATGGCGGCTCGCTCGGTGGTGCAAGACCAAAAACCACCATTGTGCACGAGCAAAAAAGATATTTAGCTAAATTCCCTGCATTAGGCGATGATCATGATGTTGAACTTTTAGAAAAATGTATTCTTGATCTTGCACAGTTATGCGGCATTGAGGTAGCGCCATCCTTATTGCTGCCCGTGGGGCAAGGACATGCACTGTTAGTGTCTCGTTTTGATCGTGAGGGACTCATTGGGCAAGAAACAAAAAAACATTATTTGTCAGCCTCAGCATTAATGAATGTTCCTTACGAGAGTCATGAGGGTAGTTACCTGGAGTTTGCCAATATGCTCCGAAAAATTTCTATTCAGCCTGCAAAAGATTTAGAGCAATTATTTCTTCGGCTAGTATTTAATTTAATCATTGATAATACGGATGATCATGTCAAAAACCATGGTGTATTACATGTTGAGAATGGCCAATATCGATTAAGTCCTGCCTTTGATTTGGTGATGCAAATGACGAATTTAGGCTATCAAGAATTAGCCATCATGCCTAGCAAACATCATTCGAAGATGAGCTATGCCTTGGAGATTGCTCCTTTGTTAGGCATGAGTGATGTGCAAGCGAATAGTTTCATTCAAGATCTTCAAGCAATCATCCCAAAGCAATTAATCAACAATATTCAAGCGCATGGCGGTAGCGATTCATTGATTACAAAAGTGAAACAATGTTTAGAGCGCCAACAACAGATCATTTGGGGTCAATAG
- a CDS encoding Fic family protein: protein MVKVNSPYYDSIRQFEPLLPKQRIDELQAQTLEIEEKSSRLGSGVHLTTINSIQELVRSMNSYYSNRIEGQSTHPANIERALARDFSDKPDIAKLQRVAIAYIDAEKELERNNGRGLENNLRSSILIQAHRALYQKLDSLDRNIPEGRVIEPGQIRQEQVTVGNHIPPIWSNIPNFLNRMDEVYAKQAPSHQGLIYIACAHQRAMWVHPFLDGNGRAVRLQTHLAMLDITNGLWSMNRGLARNREAYYAYLSGADDPRHGDLDGRGNLSEKMLHEWCQWFIGIAHDQVSFMDKMLNLSEMRKNLEALISFRSSQDKEIRREAIVPLYHLYLAGPTKRGDFLQMTGLGERTARSLLSRLLKTGIVTSANHKAPIQLAFSLDSLQFLLPNLYPEAATLNMN from the coding sequence ATGGTCAAAGTAAACAGTCCCTATTATGATAGTATTCGTCAATTTGAACCTTTGCTCCCAAAACAAAGGATAGATGAATTACAGGCTCAAACTCTAGAAATCGAGGAAAAGTCTTCTCGTCTTGGTAGCGGCGTTCATTTAACAACAATCAACTCCATTCAAGAGTTAGTGCGCTCTATGAACTCCTACTACTCCAATCGCATAGAGGGACAAAGTACCCATCCAGCTAATATTGAGCGGGCTTTAGCTCGTGACTTCTCAGATAAGCCTGATATCGCAAAACTTCAAAGGGTGGCAATTGCCTATATCGATGCGGAAAAAGAACTTGAACGCAATAACGGTAGAGGCCTCGAAAACAACTTGCGTTCAAGCATACTTATTCAGGCTCATCGTGCTTTATATCAAAAACTAGACTCTCTGGATAGAAATATACCTGAGGGTCGTGTCATTGAACCTGGCCAGATTCGACAAGAGCAAGTAACAGTGGGGAATCATATACCCCCTATTTGGAGCAACATTCCCAATTTTTTAAATCGTATGGATGAAGTATATGCAAAGCAGGCTCCAAGTCATCAAGGACTTATTTACATAGCATGCGCTCATCAAAGAGCAATGTGGGTGCATCCATTTTTGGATGGCAATGGCAGGGCTGTTCGATTACAAACTCACCTTGCCATGTTAGATATAACAAATGGATTATGGTCAATGAATCGAGGGCTTGCTCGGAATCGAGAGGCTTATTATGCCTATCTTTCAGGGGCGGATGATCCAAGACATGGCGATTTGGATGGTAGAGGAAATTTAAGCGAAAAAATGTTGCATGAGTGGTGTCAATGGTTTATCGGCATCGCGCATGATCAAGTGAGCTTTATGGATAAAATGCTTAACCTTTCTGAAATGAGGAAAAACCTAGAAGCACTGATTTCTTTTCGCTCAAGTCAAGATAAAGAAATTCGTAGGGAGGCGATTGTCCCTCTTTACCATCTTTACCTCGCTGGTCCCACAAAGCGCGGAGATTTTTTACAAATGACTGGTTTAGGCGAGCGAACAGCCAGATCTTTACTTTCTAGGTTGTTAAAGACGGGGATCGTAACTAGCGCAAATCATAAAGCGCCTATTCAGCTTGCATTTTCCTTAGATAGTCTGCAATTTTTATTACCCAATCTGTACCCCGAGGCAGCAACTTTAAATATGAATTAA
- a CDS encoding protein-L-isoaspartate O-methyltransferase, with translation MTNSLNPLNQNDTPVWSISSARHKMIEQQIRPWGISETKYLDALEIVKRELFVDESQVPLVFSDLQLPIHGSQEVMMEPKVEIRVLQALAPTGKDEVLEVGTGSGYMAALLGYFSKTVKTVDIHPELVDFAISNLNKCRIPNVRAEVGDAVKGWNIEANQSFDVICVSGAVVTISEGLKSQLKIGGRLFAFVGQEPLMSATLVKRISHDYFQSQVLFETLVPMLHIDQAELSTFEF, from the coding sequence ATGACTAACTCTTTGAACCCTTTAAACCAAAATGATACTCCCGTTTGGAGTATTTCAAGTGCTCGTCACAAAATGATTGAGCAACAGATTCGTCCATGGGGGATTTCTGAAACAAAATACTTAGATGCCTTGGAAATTGTCAAAAGAGAATTATTTGTGGATGAGTCCCAAGTACCTCTGGTATTTTCAGATTTGCAACTGCCAATCCATGGTTCGCAAGAAGTCATGATGGAACCTAAAGTAGAAATTCGTGTTTTGCAGGCTCTCGCCCCCACAGGTAAAGATGAGGTTTTAGAGGTAGGTACTGGCTCTGGTTACATGGCGGCCCTTTTGGGATATTTTTCCAAAACGGTCAAAACCGTGGATATTCATCCGGAGTTAGTCGATTTTGCCATCTCCAACCTCAATAAATGCCGTATTCCAAATGTTCGAGCTGAAGTTGGTGATGCCGTTAAGGGATGGAATATCGAAGCCAATCAAAGTTTTGATGTGATTTGTGTGTCTGGTGCTGTAGTCACGATTTCAGAAGGACTCAAGTCACAATTAAAGATTGGCGGCAGGCTATTTGCTTTTGTAGGCCAAGAACCTCTGATGAGTGCTACTTTAGTTAAGAGAATTAGCCATGACTATTTCCAATCACAGGTGCTTTTTGAAACTTTAGTGCCAATGTTGCATATAGATCAAGCAGAACTCAGTACTTTTGAGTTCTAA
- a CDS encoding helix-turn-helix domain-containing protein: protein MSKHSLANDGIHPEAIESLLHLGQRIRAQRIARGWTIKQMAERLYCSQNTYRSIEMGKPTASLGVMASALWLFGQVDTLNTVAPIPIEAVTVKRVRARKNMGLGRLISEAERDF from the coding sequence ATGTCGAAACATTCACTTGCCAACGATGGGATCCATCCTGAGGCTATAGAGTCTTTGCTTCATCTTGGCCAGCGAATACGTGCCCAGCGCATCGCACGGGGGTGGACAATTAAACAAATGGCAGAACGACTGTATTGTTCACAAAATACCTACCGATCCATTGAAATGGGTAAACCAACTGCTAGTCTTGGGGTGATGGCTAGTGCCTTGTGGTTATTTGGTCAAGTGGATACGCTTAATACGGTCGCACCGATACCGATTGAGGCAGTGACCGTTAAACGAGTTCGTGCCCGAAAAAACATGGGACTAGGTAGATTGATTAGTGAGGCCGAGCGTGACTTCTGA
- a CDS encoding ABC transporter ATP-binding protein: MALISTQHLVKSYGQGDLEVRALNGVSLDIELGDFVAIIGASGSGKSTFMNMIGCLDQPTSGVYELAGQQVSELSVDALADVRNRRIGFVFQQFNLLARTSALENVAMPLLYAREGPLSNLTKQEQLAHAKHRLEQVGLGDRLHHTPAELSGGQQQRVAIARALVNDPALILADEPTGALDSKMTIDIMHLLRRLNHEGMTVIVVTHEPEVAAYANRVVTFKDGQIIDIHINDHPVGKSEMAQDPS; encoded by the coding sequence ATGGCACTCATATCTACTCAACATCTCGTTAAATCCTATGGTCAGGGTGATCTTGAGGTTCGTGCTCTGAACGGGGTTAGTTTAGATATTGAGCTGGGTGATTTTGTGGCGATTATTGGCGCTTCTGGTTCTGGTAAATCTACCTTCATGAATATGATTGGTTGCCTTGATCAGCCGACTAGTGGCGTATATGAACTCGCTGGACAACAGGTAAGTGAGCTGAGTGTCGATGCATTGGCGGATGTGCGTAATCGTCGCATTGGTTTTGTGTTTCAACAATTTAATTTATTAGCACGTACCTCGGCTTTAGAAAATGTTGCTATGCCTCTCTTGTACGCAAGGGAAGGTCCATTGTCAAATTTGACGAAACAAGAACAGTTAGCGCATGCCAAACACCGTCTCGAGCAGGTAGGGCTTGGTGATCGACTACACCATACCCCTGCCGAACTATCGGGCGGTCAACAACAACGCGTGGCGATTGCACGAGCGCTGGTTAATGATCCGGCACTCATCTTGGCAGATGAGCCAACAGGTGCTCTAGACTCGAAGATGACCATTGACATCATGCATTTACTGCGCCGACTCAATCATGAAGGGATGACCGTTATCGTCGTGACACATGAACCTGAAGTTGCTGCGTATGCTAATCGGGTAGTGACATTTAAAGATGGTCAGATCATTGATATTCATATCAATGATCATCCTGTAGGTAAATCAGAAATGGCACAAGACCCATCATGA
- a CDS encoding ABC transporter permease — translation MKIASLMNLSIAMQALRVNKMRSILTMLGIVIGVAAVIAMIAIGGGAQQRLQEQIASLGSNLLIVVPGSIIQSGARLGAGNAQTLTEQDARAITTEISDVAFAAPLTRSNAQVVFGNTNWATNINGVYNDYFDVREWNLAEGRFFDQGEITRFGKVAILGKTVSNQLFGEDNPVGQVVRIRGIPFEIIGLMESKGQSSQGQDQDDVIFVPLTTGRNRLFGEPRGRIARVGTIMIKAQEGSDTQEVEARITELLRQRHRIQTGMENDFQVRNLTEILKTQEAASKVMSMLLAAVASVSLLVGGIGIMNIMLVSVTERTREIGLRLAVGARGRDIMMQFLVEAMTLATLGGAIGVLLGVLISWLVAYIAGWSISLNLLSIIFAVGFSAAIGVFFGYYPAKKAAKMQPIEALRYE, via the coding sequence ATGAAAATCGCCTCACTCATGAATCTATCAATTGCCATGCAGGCACTGCGTGTCAATAAAATGCGCTCGATTCTGACGATGTTAGGAATCGTGATTGGTGTTGCTGCAGTGATTGCCATGATTGCCATTGGTGGTGGTGCGCAACAACGCCTTCAAGAACAAATTGCTAGCTTGGGATCTAATTTATTGATTGTTGTTCCAGGATCGATTATTCAATCAGGAGCGAGATTAGGTGCTGGTAATGCACAAACCTTAACGGAACAAGATGCGCGAGCAATTACGACAGAAATCTCCGATGTGGCATTTGCAGCGCCGCTGACAAGAAGTAATGCCCAAGTTGTTTTTGGTAACACCAATTGGGCTACCAATATTAATGGTGTTTATAACGATTATTTTGATGTGCGCGAATGGAATCTTGCTGAAGGTCGTTTTTTTGATCAAGGAGAAATCACGCGCTTTGGCAAAGTCGCGATTCTAGGTAAAACAGTGTCGAATCAATTATTCGGTGAAGATAATCCAGTGGGTCAAGTCGTGCGTATTCGAGGGATTCCGTTTGAGATTATTGGCCTCATGGAATCGAAAGGACAAAGCTCTCAAGGGCAAGATCAAGACGATGTGATTTTTGTGCCTCTAACAACCGGCCGCAATCGCTTATTTGGCGAACCTAGAGGTCGAATTGCACGGGTGGGTACCATCATGATTAAAGCGCAAGAGGGTTCCGATACTCAGGAAGTGGAGGCGCGGATTACTGAATTACTCAGACAGCGCCACCGGATTCAAACAGGTATGGAAAATGATTTTCAAGTTCGAAACCTAACAGAAATATTAAAAACACAAGAAGCGGCGAGTAAGGTGATGTCAATGTTACTGGCTGCAGTTGCTTCGGTCAGTCTTCTGGTTGGTGGTATTGGCATTATGAACATCATGTTGGTCTCCGTCACAGAGCGTACTCGAGAGATTGGACTACGACTTGCGGTTGGTGCAAGAGGTCGTGACATCATGATGCAGTTTTTGGTAGAGGCGATGACACTTGCAACTTTGGGTGGAGCAATTGGGGTGTTGCTTGGAGTTTTGATCTCTTGGCTAGTAGCCTATATTGCCGGCTGGAGTATTAGCTTAAATCTTTTATCGATTATTTTCGCAGTAGGGTTTTCAGCAGCAATTGGTGTCTTCTTTGGGTATTACCCAGCAAAAAAGGCAGCCAAGATGCAACCGATTGAAGCCTTACGATACGAATAA
- a CDS encoding efflux RND transporter periplasmic adaptor subunit codes for MLVLISVLGAGWFFGKKYIGFSQTKYTTVSVEEGPLVATIRASGTLNPVRSVTIGTGVSGMIRELTVDFNDRVKQGQIIAKIDQREFQAKFDQAQANYELALRNHQYNEKLMKEGFISEQALITTDSALKATLGAVNLAKKSLDDTLIRSPVDGVVVKRSVEVGQTVAASLQSPEIFIIARNLAEMQVETSIDESDVGRIIEGQEATFTVDAFPGRIFKGKVKQIRKAPVNIQNVVTYTVLISADNPDLKLLPGMTANARIVVEEHEKALKIPNAALRFRMPIDKNAKPATATNKDSPKPPPRPAGGISNYRSVYVLEGDEGAAKPVRKAFRLGLSDGEYSEILPLKKDQPNELKVGDQVIVGIEGATKQDATSNTQRSSGPRMF; via the coding sequence TTGCTTGTCCTCATCAGCGTTCTTGGGGCTGGATGGTTTTTTGGTAAAAAATATATCGGTTTTTCCCAAACGAAGTACACAACGGTGAGTGTTGAAGAAGGGCCACTAGTTGCCACCATTCGAGCCAGTGGCACGCTCAATCCTGTGAGATCAGTAACGATAGGTACCGGTGTTTCTGGGATGATCCGTGAATTAACTGTCGACTTTAATGATCGTGTTAAACAAGGTCAAATCATTGCAAAAATCGATCAGCGTGAGTTTCAGGCGAAGTTTGACCAAGCTCAGGCAAATTATGAATTAGCTCTTCGAAATCATCAATACAACGAAAAATTGATGAAAGAAGGGTTTATTTCTGAGCAAGCATTAATTACGACGGACTCAGCTCTGAAAGCTACTCTTGGAGCTGTTAACCTGGCCAAAAAATCTTTAGACGATACTTTAATCCGCTCGCCGGTCGATGGTGTGGTCGTCAAACGCAGTGTCGAGGTGGGACAAACCGTTGCTGCAAGTTTGCAATCCCCAGAAATTTTTATCATCGCCAGAAATTTGGCGGAGATGCAAGTAGAAACCTCGATTGATGAATCCGACGTGGGACGAATCATTGAAGGCCAAGAGGCGACCTTTACGGTAGATGCTTTTCCAGGAAGAATCTTTAAAGGTAAAGTCAAACAAATCAGAAAGGCTCCTGTCAATATTCAGAACGTCGTAACCTATACGGTATTAATTAGTGCAGATAATCCCGATTTAAAGCTATTGCCTGGTATGACTGCCAATGCCCGTATTGTGGTCGAAGAGCATGAAAAAGCCTTAAAAATTCCTAATGCGGCACTTCGTTTCAGAATGCCAATCGACAAAAATGCTAAGCCTGCGACCGCAACGAACAAAGATAGCCCTAAACCGCCTCCAAGGCCTGCGGGTGGAATCAGTAATTACAGGAGTGTGTATGTTTTAGAGGGTGATGAAGGCGCGGCTAAACCTGTTCGTAAAGCATTTCGTTTAGGGCTTTCTGATGGAGAATACTCTGAAATACTTCCCCTCAAAAAAGATCAACCGAATGAGTTAAAAGTGGGCGATCAGGTGATTGTGGGGATTGAAGGTGCTACGAAGCAAGATGCTACCAGCAATACACAACGTAGTAGTGGTCCACGGATGTTTTAA
- a CDS encoding undecaprenyl-diphosphate phosphatase, translating into MDIALLIKALILGVVEGFTEFLPISSTGHLILAGHLLQFNDERGKAFEVIIQLGAILAVCWEFRKKIIDVISGLGRRPLSNRFALNVIVASIPAIVLALLLGKYIKAHLFAPIPVATAFIVGGFIILWAEHLEKAKHSSRKVVLSSIEHVEDLSIKDAIKVGLAQCAALIPGTSRSGATIIGGMLFGLPRQVATEFSFFLAIPVIAGATVYELYKLRHDTSLLDITGFGPVLGVGFIASFISAFFCVKWLIGYVSHHNFKPFAYYRIAFGLVVILTSVMGWINWGA; encoded by the coding sequence ATGGATATTGCATTACTCATCAAAGCATTGATCTTAGGAGTGGTAGAAGGTTTCACTGAGTTCTTGCCCATTTCCAGTACAGGACATTTAATTCTTGCTGGTCATCTCTTGCAGTTTAATGATGAGCGTGGCAAGGCTTTTGAAGTCATTATTCAATTAGGCGCAATTTTGGCGGTGTGTTGGGAGTTCCGGAAAAAAATAATAGATGTGATTTCTGGTCTTGGCAGAAGACCACTCTCCAACCGCTTTGCTTTGAATGTCATCGTAGCTTCAATTCCGGCGATTGTTTTGGCACTCTTACTAGGTAAATATATTAAAGCGCATTTATTTGCTCCAATTCCAGTTGCGACAGCTTTTATTGTGGGTGGATTCATTATTCTGTGGGCGGAGCATCTGGAAAAAGCCAAACATAGTAGTCGTAAAGTGGTTCTGTCGAGCATTGAGCATGTAGAAGATTTAAGTATTAAAGATGCGATTAAAGTCGGACTTGCGCAATGTGCAGCACTCATACCAGGTACATCACGATCAGGTGCCACGATTATTGGCGGGATGTTATTTGGACTGCCGCGCCAGGTTGCTACTGAGTTTTCCTTTTTCTTAGCGATACCTGTCATTGCTGGAGCTACTGTGTACGAGTTATATAAACTCCGTCATGACACTAGCCTTTTAGATATCACAGGCTTTGGCCCTGTTTTAGGAGTTGGATTTATCGCTTCATTTATCTCGGCATTCTTTTGTGTTAAATGGTTGATCGGTTATGTGAGCCATCATAATTTCAAGCCATTTGCTTATTACCGAATTGCTTTTGGTTTGGTGGTCATTTTGACTTCAGTCATGGGCTGGATTAACTGGGGTGCATAA
- the trmB gene encoding tRNA (guanosine(46)-N7)-methyltransferase TrmB, with translation MPDLIEHSEEEKNLIPRRIKSFVMRAGRTTQGQQRAINELGPKFLIPYTPELLRWESVFSTSDSVRPKILEIGFGMGETTAHIAKLRNSDDFLALEVHEPGVGALLKKIGEEQIENIRIIRHDAVDVLENMIADDVLDGVHIFFPDPWHKKKHNKRRLVQSEFISKLCKKLKTGAYIHLATDWEEYAQQMLEVLSSESQLQNTATSQETLVDGTVVLGYAQRPSYRPITKFENRGLKLGHGVWDLVFVKKAYS, from the coding sequence ATGCCTGATCTTATTGAACATTCTGAAGAAGAAAAAAATCTTATCCCGCGACGCATCAAATCTTTTGTGATGCGTGCGGGACGCACGACGCAGGGTCAACAACGCGCCATTAATGAACTAGGTCCCAAATTTCTGATCCCGTACACACCAGAACTCCTGCGTTGGGAAAGTGTGTTTTCAACATCAGATAGTGTGCGACCTAAAATCCTCGAGATAGGGTTTGGTATGGGGGAAACAACGGCTCATATCGCCAAACTCAGAAATAGTGATGATTTTTTAGCCCTTGAAGTACATGAGCCAGGGGTAGGTGCACTTCTGAAAAAAATTGGTGAGGAACAAATTGAGAACATTCGTATCATTCGTCATGATGCAGTAGATGTCCTTGAGAACATGATTGCCGATGATGTATTAGACGGTGTACATATTTTTTTCCCAGACCCTTGGCATAAAAAAAAGCACAATAAAAGAAGATTAGTCCAGAGCGAATTTATTTCCAAGCTGTGTAAAAAACTAAAAACGGGAGCATACATTCACCTAGCAACCGATTGGGAGGAATATGCTCAGCAAATGTTGGAGGTATTAAGTAGTGAGTCGCAATTACAAAATACTGCAACAAGTCAGGAAACCCTAGTCGATGGAACGGTCGTCTTGGGATATGCACAAAGACCTAGTTATCGCCCAATTACCAAGTTTGAAAATAGAGGATTAAAGCTCGGTCACGGTGTATGGGATTTGGTGTTCGTTAAAAAAGCCTATTCGTAA